The Corvus moneduloides isolate bCorMon1 chromosome 20, bCorMon1.pri, whole genome shotgun sequence region ATGTGAGAACCCACGGACGTGAGAACCCACGGACGTGAGAACCCATGGATGTGAGAACCCACGGACGTGAGACCCATGGAtgtgctgtggggctgccttGGGCGTTACCCTTTTCCTTTGGATGCACTCAGGTGTTTTGGTTGGATGTGAGGAGCCTTGGATGCCCTGGTGTGAATCTTTGGGCAGCAGAACATGCTGTGCTGGCTTAGAGCAGCCAGGCTTTCAGCCCTCTCACTAGAATCTGAAATTTAAGAGCCAGGGACCCAGCAGGAACTAAACCTGCATGTAGGAGTTGCTGGGGCTTCTGCCTGTGCCCTCCTGTCTGAGGTGGTGTTGCTGTGCTCTCCCTGGGGCACTGCTTGCTTGCACATCAGCTGTTGCACAGAGCCTTCTAAACTGGAATAAAGCAGTGCTTTCACTTGATTGTGCCTCGTggtatgttttttttaattatatgagATCATCCTTCTTAGATTTCCCTATATCTCTTCTGAAAAGCTCAATTAATATGCATATTATGGGCCATTATCAAAGCGGTACTGCAGATTGAGGGAATTTAAATGCCTAGCTTATAACTTTCTGCAATTCTGCACACTTGTTTGTGCTGTAATATGTTGGTTTTATGTACTTTGAATGGAAGCCTTGCTTAGCTCCTTTGAGGGTATAAACCATAAGTGAGGTGGTGGTTGTTGTATGGTTTCACAACTTCTGCAGTAAAAATGAAGTGAGGATTGCCTAATGGTTTTACCTGTGGGCTGGTGCCAAGGGGAGCAGTGTTCTTCTCTGCAGTCTGACTTAAATATTAATGTTGCTTAAATGtttttagaaaagcaatttGATGTGTGTTCCCAACTCTGAGTGTAACCATGGCCTGTGGCCAAATGTCAAGAAACTgagaagttgtaactgcagttgAAACGTGTAGGAGTTGCTGCTGTAGTGCCTCTAGAAGCAGGTCTTAATTTGTAGCCAGCTGAGCATTGAAGTTTGAGTGGACATTTCTGAAGAGATTAATTTGTTTACTTTACAAATGAGGAGTCTTCCCTGCAGGGAAGAAGTTATGGAGGCAAAGGAACCTGTTTGGAGGCAGCTGCATAGTCACAGCACATAGTCATGGCAAAGTGGGAAGGCCCTGGTTTATAATTATTGCTGGTTTATTCAGCATTTTGTTGGGactagcaggaaaaaaaccccacttccTTCttgcagaaataatgaaatgttCCTTGAGATGAAGTTCAGCCTTTGAAAAGTTAGCCTTAGCTCTGCCTTCTTGTtctctccttccagcccaacATGTCAGTCTAAATAATTGGCTTTCTGTAAAATTGCTGTAGAAAGCAATTTTCACATGCTATGGGGTTCAGAGCAGTCCATGCCCAGCAGTGGGTAATTAAGGCAGCTGGATGTGCATGATAGGTGATTTGGGATGGTAACTGTCTCCAGAACGCTGGGTTGGAAACTCAAAAATTGTTACAGTACCTTTAAAACCAAATTGCTCCTTAATCAAGCCCTCATGTTAAACTTCAGAACAGACCAGAGAAGTTCAACTCCAGCTTCAGACTTCCTTCTGCTTGAGTAGAATTGCTCAGGTAGAGCAGATGCTGACTGTTACAGGAtctttaattgcttttctgtgttgaaTAATTGAGCCTCACTGTCCGGGGAGTTCAGTTACCACgagcagcagagatgcagaGGGTCTGGTTACTCCAGGCAGTTCTGCACTGGCCTGAAATCCAGCATGGGTTTCCTTTGGAACTACAGAGAGGCTTCTTATCTGCAAGCTGAGAAAGGATTGGTAAAATGCTGTCAGCTGAACATACTTATTCCATCTTCTCATCCAGCTGGCTGCAGGCCAGGGAGTACAAGTGGCAGTACATAATTAATTGCTGCTCCTCTGGGTTTCTCCTAGTCTGAGAATTTCCAGAGGAGAAGGGGGTGAAGTTAGCTGGGTTTTATCAGCTTCCATGTCTTTTCCCTCAGAGGtaccagcagtgccctgggaaGCTGAAGCTGTCCCTGTTTGGCTGAGAGTGGGAGGAGGGCAATGGTTGCTGTACAGTCTTTTTTCACTAAAGTACTgtgtctctttcttttcatgtgtTGATTTCTTGGACCAGTAATTACAGTAAGTATTGCTTTTACTGATGATCTATGGAATAGTGTCTGAAATGAAGTGTTCTGGGTAGAAGCAGCTCTTTAACGTGAGCTAAAGGCACTTCAGCCTTTATCACTTTAAGATCACATGGATTAACCCCCATTACCAACTCTGGTGTATCCACAGACCCTTTGTGACCATGGACAGAGacctgtctgtgctgcagcaatGGGAAAGAACCATTGCCTGGGTAAACGGAATAAAAACCAGTTAGCTCATGCCGTGCTGTCCCTTTGAGGAGTCTCTTTTCTGAATTTGATGTTTCCTTTCTACATGCTGACTGTTTCACTGGcttgtgcttttgtttctgctcCCCTGAGGGAGGATAGGGTTACCTTTGGGAGTCCTTTGCTACTCACAGTAATAGTGAGAAATGGAAAGTGTTCTGCTTACTTGGCAGAACTGTGCTTCTTGTCCCTTCCCAGTGTCAAAAGCTCTCAGCACATCAGTTTGATACTGTTATTAATTTGAAGAGTTGCATCAAAATATGTACTCAGTGCTAGATTAGTAATCTCTTTGGAAAGACAGTTCCTGCCTAGCTAACTTATGTTACCCCTTCTAAACTCTAAATAGAGTGGCAGATATTgtcctttaaagaaaaagctgtttataAACTCCAAATGCTTCACTAAAACAATAGAActtatgggggttttttttggtgaacAGCTTGTGGTTTATTTAATCTTAAGTAATTAATGATCAATCAATTTTACTGAAAGCAATGATCTGATTACAAATAATACTGAAATTCCCTAAGTCAGACCCCAGTAAAATGGAGAGTTCATTCTTTGAATGATTCAGTTCTTTGAGTTGACTCTCCTAATGCTTATCTGTGTAATAAGAAGACAAATTCTATATCATAAGAATAACAAGAAGCTTTATTTTGATGACAGAATGAGTATATGAAGGATGACTTCCTGATCAAAATTGAAACCTGGCATAAATCAGATCTTGGAACACAAGAGAATGTAAGTACTTGTGTCATGTGTTTTACTCATCTCTTTAATGTCacagtgctgctttctgtgctggaTTAGAGAAGTGCTGTGTGGAACTGTCTATTCACTGTGGTCctgcatttcaaatatttgtctCACTACCAAGGCAGAGACTCCCTTCTTGTTGGCTTCTCACATAAACTGAATAAAATTGACCCCCAAGCACTTGTTCTGTGTGAGCACCTTTGCTTCTTTAGAAACTCTCCCATTGTGTGCTTACCAAGGGGAGCACTGCATTTCCATCTGGCTTTATGTTTTCTTAGAATGGGAGTGTTCTGTCACTGAACCAGCTCCTTGAGTCTTGTTGTTTCCCTGCAGGTCCATAAACTGGAGCCAGAGGTATGGAAGAGTGTAGAAGCCATTTATATAGACATTGCTGATCGGAGCCAAGTACTCCCCAAGGTATGGTAGGTGGGTAACAGCTCCCTCGGGGGGGAGGCCTTGTGCTAAAAGAGGAGATCATGGATAAACTGTGTTTTCAGGGATGGTCACAGGTAGCAGGACAAGTGAGAGGatggaaagaggaggaaaggcGTTCCTTAAAACTACTCATGCAGGCCAGAGGAAAAGctcttttaaaaactgtgtcAACACTGCCTGGAAGATGTGTTGCCTGGGCATGTAACTGTATTTCTACAGCACTGCAGCTGGCTAAAGTGCTTGAATAGCAGGAAATGGCACTCCCCTTTCCATACAGGATCTCTCTTAAACTTCCCCCTTTTTGATACCGACCCCTGGCTTCACAAGTGTACCTGGAAATGGTGTAGCTAACACTTGGTTTTAAGAATCACTACAGTTActgtgggaaagaaaggagTGTTTCTGTACTGtactgggaagaaaaatcagCTGCACAAAAATGGAATGTTGCTTGAGTTTCCTGACTTTCAAACAGTGTTTGATACCATTCTCATGGTGGTACTGTGAGTCTGACTGTACTTTCCTTCTAGTGAGCAGCATGTGAACATCACAGTGATACAGTGCTGTGAAAAATTCTAGAGAGCACAGCTCCAGAGCATAGCTGCTTTCTGTAACAGCAGTGTTTAGCTCCCAAAGAACAAGGGGTTACAGGAAACATATCCTACAGACCTTCTGATAGCCTTACAAAGGTTGTATCAGTTTGTTACCACTTATTCATAGGTCTAGGACACAGCACAGGGGGGAGAAATATTTCCTTGAAGTGTCTGACCTAATGTTGAGGTCTGAAAACAGTAGCTCTTGAGAAGGCAGAGGTTATTCTTTGcccaggaaaataaatccttcaTGTGAGAGATCAGCTGGATAACAGTAGAATAATTTATGTTTAATCTTTGTGTCTGTCCAATAGGATTACAAGGCAGAAGAAGATCCAGCAAGATTTAAATCTGTCAAGACTGGACGTGGACCTCTGGGTCCCAACTGGAAGGTTTGTATTGATGGGTTCAGGAGCTGTAGCAACTTGCATGACTGAAGTACAGATACTGGGGTTTGGAGCCAAAGGTACATCTGGAAAACACTGGAATCTTccttctgcagaaggaaatgcagaaCTTAGCACTGAGACTGTTGtggttttaaaataagtgaGAGAGCTTGGTACAAAGAGTTTGAGTTCCAGGAACTCTCCAGAGCTGTCTGGTGCTCAGCCCAAGGGTTCACCCAAGAGGATTTAAGTATGAAATAGCTCAGTAATGACCAGCAGTGTTTAACCTTTCACTGAAATCCTTGGAATCTGAAGACATTACAAGTGCAGATCTAATGCCAGTCTTTAAAAGGGACCCtgagtgggatttggggagctACTGGTGTGGAGGTCTGATTTCTAGCAGGCACAAGTGGCAGAAGCTGAAGTTGATATGATTCACTTGGGAAAAATGGTTATGGCTCCTGTAATAGGAAATAGGAAACCTAATGGAGTTTTCTTTAAGGCTTTATAATCATGACTCAGATGATATAATCTAATTCCAAAATGTTTTAGATAGGGAGTTTATCAAGAGACTTTTAAGGAAGCGAAGTAGTCGTCGTATAACAGTGAGGATACTGAAAGACataattttaatggaagaaaaaggggacaacagaggagaggaaggagtaGTCTGTTCTCAAAATGGAGGGAAAGCCACCTGTGAAGGAAACGAGGGTCTATTGTCATCATGCTCTTCTATACCCTGGAAAAAGGGTGAGCAAAGGTGTGACAAAACTTGTCCATAAAAAATAAGCAAGATATAAGGATGCAAGAGGATTGTGGGGAATTGTGGAAAGACTTCATAGCTAGGACTGAAGgagctgctttcctggagaCATTCAGCCAGGGGCTTAATGTGAATATCTTTGTGTCTTTGCAGAAGGACCTGGGGAAGCAGTCAGATTGTCCATACATGTGTGCTTACAAGCTGGTAACAGTCAAGTTCAAGTGGTGGGGTCTGCAAAATAAAGTGGAGAACTTTATACAGAAGGTATGTTCTGCGATGAGGAGAGATGTGGAAATGGGACACGTTTCATCACCCACCTGCTGTAGCAGTCAGTGCCTCTGCCTGAAATTCTGCAGTCAGTTAAAGCTGGGTTCAATTTGCTGCTAATccaagggcagggctggctggttGTTGTGTGAACTGGCTATGGAACGTTGTCACTCTAATGTGTGAAGGTAAATTGGCTGGTTTGTGTTGTTTAATAGATCAGAATGGCAGTCACTTCGTAGTTGATTTGTGAGTGATGGGGTGATGCATTTATACTGGAATTACATTGCTTaaaggcaaaacatttttttgtggGGAGATAGCTCCAGCTATTCGATCCTGATCAGCTGAGGATCTTTCTAGCAAGTCCTGGAGCTCTAGTCATGCTTTCCTCTCCCAGTCTGCTGCATGAAAAACTTGTGttaaaaaataagcagatgGTGGGAAACTTTATTGACTTTAAACAGAAATGGTATCTTGAAAAGAGCTTTTTTGTGGCAGAGTCTATAACCCATGAGCTGCAGGAGAATGCTACACCTGGGAATGTTTGTGTGTGGTTTCTCAGACAGTGCTGTGTTCATAAAACTCCTGTGCCTTCAGATCACAGAGACTTCTCAGTGATTAATATTGATAAACCACAGAGCCACTTCTGCAAAAGCAGTTCTCTGGTGTTACAATCTAAAGACAGCTCCAAGGGGGAATGACCACGGTGCTGCAGGATTTCAAATACCTCTAACAAAAGTCCTGAAAAAAGCAGTGTCTTCAATCCCTTTCTTTTTATGAGTATCTACAGGTTTGCATCAAAGTATTCAAGCTGCTTTTGATGAGAGCAGGTATCAGATATGAAACCATAATTGATAAAACTGAAGTGTTCTTCCTTAATGAGGTCTTTCCAAGAGACTTTGTATAACCCTGTCTAATAGAATGATTTTGCCTAGCTTATCTcttataaaatggaaataaattgcTCCAAACCTGAAGTAGCTTGTGCACATTAGTCACCTCTGCTGAAAGGTTTTCAGCTGTAAAAAACAAGTTTAGGCATTTTTTTAGGTCATTGCAAAGGGAACAAAAAACACTTCCTAACTTCCAGTTTTTAGCAagttaagaattttaaaaatacctgtttctccttttttctgcACCTCTAGGCCAACTTTCATGCTCTAAGTAAACCCAACTTGGAGCACTTTATTCAGTCAGAACAGTACTGTCAAATCAAAGGAAACTCACTAATTCTTTCAGTGCAGTGTGCAGACTGCTGTCTAggtttgagggaaaaaaaagacatttctctgGGGATTCAGGGCTCTAGATTAGATATTCtgataaaagaataaaaatgagcTATCTCCAGTTTCCAATTGTGGCAGCTAGATGGAAAGGTGGGCGAAGGAGCTGATTCTTCAGTGTACACATCTCTGAAAATTCTTACAATCCTGTGAGCTCCATGGTAATTGCCCTGTGACTAAGCTGGTTTGtgttttattcctccttttgCAGCAAGAAAAGCGTCTCTTCACAAACTTCCACCGGCAGCTCTTTTGCTGGCTTGATAAGTGGGTTGATCTGACTATGGAGGACATCCGTAGGATGGAGGAGGAGACCAAGAGACAGCTGGATGAGGTCAGTGGGAAAGCAGGGCAGGTGTGGGTTGTGTGAGAAACTGCttctctccagcacagcagagaggagaggctgctgcATTGTCAGGGCATGGTGTGAATTGTGCTCCTGCTATTTAGGTCATGCTGTGTGTGCTTTGAATGATTGGCCATGAGTCCATCGTGCTGGCATCTCCTAATCATTATGGAATTCTCCTTCTGTTTGTTATTGAGCCAGTAAATGTATTGAACCACAGGTAATGAGGGGCTGAGTGGCAATGATTCATTTACTGCCTCAGTATCTTCTATTTGCTTTTACTCAAAGCTGAATGGTCGATTTTGTTCTCATTAATTGCTGGAAACCTGTTGAGTAGAAGGTTTTTTAGCTCTAAGTACCGTAAGCAGGTAGTAGGGGTATGTAACAGGATTCTTACTCTGAGAAACACAAGTTTGGTAATAATGAGAACCTTGTTCCATGGTTTGTGTCCTGCCCTGCACCCTCCTCTCCCTTCGTGCCTCAGGATATGTCATTCTAGTTTCATGTTCACTCTTGCCCTTTGGATAAGGGTTCTAAATCTGTTGCCAACCCACGGCTTAACCAGAAATGGTGCCTGCATGTGCATTTCGCAATCGCTGATTTGAGATGCTGAGATATAATCAATGTCTTACATACTGGAGGTGTTTCATACTGATAAATTTTGAGATAAGGCATGTGAGAATCAGTACTTGAacactgtttcctttttcagatGAGAGAAAAAGATCCAGTGAAAGGAATGTCGGCTGCAGATGACTAATATGACTCCTTCCTTGTGCACTGTAGGTATCAAGTGATTTGACAAAACTCTGTATTACTCTATTTGGTTTAAAACCCCCAACATTTGTGTGAGAAATGATCCTGTTCATAGCTTGACAGGCAAATCTGTGGTATTGATTGTTTTTATAGTTTCACTGACAGGTTGATGAGCGAGGTTTACTGCCTCGTTTCAGAACTATTCTAAAGAAATGTCTGAGTGAAAAGtgtaagaaaaatgtgttaGAATATTCTGTAGATTTTAGTGCTATTCTTATTTCTGTAATACGTGTGTTACTTTCCATGACTTGCAGAGAAACTTTTGTCAGTCTCAAAAAAAGTAAGTTAGACATGCAAATGCTTGGAATACAGTTGGAAATTGAACATTCCAAGCATATTTacaaggaatttattttttccattgcttgTTAACAATATTTACTAGTGGGCCAAGGCTTGGAGTAACACTTGGGCATTGCGGGAGAAGCAACCATGAcaattttaaagcttttgatttgttttctttctattctgTTAAATTATGTCATCAGTTTGGGGGCTGATTTTGCCAAATTTTTCTTAGACACTGTGCAAAAATGGGGTGTAGTGTTAGAGAAGTaagaaggcaaagagaaagaagagatcgTCCATTTATGTTGGGAAGAACAGGTTATTAGGGCAGTAAAATGCCGTCCTAGTTATCCTTGGAAGGAATGGGGTGGGGCAGAACCACATCCTCATGGAGTACTGACTGTTTACCTCTGTTTGCCCTCTGTTATCTGCAGGTTTCTTGGTGGTAAGTGGGGAGCACGAGGTGAGGGAGTGTCTgaagggctgtgttttggtagatattattttaatttttgaatgcAGCTTCAACcacttgattttcttcttcctcctttcctctggcTCAGTGCTGCAGTGTAACAATGCATTGTCTGCCTGGCGACAGCGTGACTCACATTTGCTCTCTCAAGGTTGTCTGACACTTGCCTTGGCACGATGCTTTTCCAAAGTCATCCTGAAACGTTTCCCTGTTGTCTCTTTGTTTCAGTTTGCAAGACAGTCGTCAGGAAGGCCCAGGGAATCCACACCCTTGACTGACGGACCATCTCTGGATCAAGCCTTTCTCTGTCCAACCGGCAGGCGATTTTAAACCTCCCATAGCTAATTCTAGATGCCCCTTAATATTGTGAGCAAATAGACAGTCTGGTACTAAGCACTCCGATGTTAACACGTGTATCCCGAGGAGTTTCCTCCTCGGAGCCGTGTGACTTAGAGATCGCTGTATTTACGactcctccctcctctttttttcattgtgttcAAACCAATTTCCATGTGGCCCTGTTTGATTTCCAAGTGACATTTTTAGCTCAAATAGTCTTGTGATGTGGTGATTTagaacttttgttttttgttttgttttgtttttccaagtgGGATAAACTGCCACCTTTTTTTCTGCCCAGCCCTTCACCGTTTTTTGAATGTCTGTTTGGAGAGGGAAATTATCCATATTTAAAAGTGCAAAACTCTTCCACAAAATGGGATGCTCTCACCCTTGCTCCCAGAGGGAGCTATTTAATGGCAGGTAGTCTGAGTACAAAATGAGGAGCAGCCAGAGAGTTCTTGGTTTGTGGTGAGTTGTGATTTGTGGCTTCTGCAGGGCATTATTTTGTTCTGGCTTAACACACATGAATTAAAGACTGCCCAGAAGCTGCAACCAGGCCCTCTGCTGGGGCCTTCAGCACTTACCTGTTGAGTTTCAATTTTAGAGGTCTGTCTGGCCCACGTAGCTCTGTTGTCCTCCAGCTGTGTGTGTCAGTCTTACAAAATCTTTCTTGACATATGTTGCAACTTCCTGGTTCTTTATTTATTAAGACTTCCCATAACTTAGAAAGCTGAAATGGTTTTGACTCACAATAACAATGTGATTTTCCCTGGACAAATTGGGATGTTGCAAAGGCTGGTGTACAAGCGAGGTCTTGGCATCTGGTTACATCCAGGTGCCTGGGGCGGTGGTTCTGCTCAGCAATAATATCCTTCCCATTGCAAGAATG contains the following coding sequences:
- the PITPNA gene encoding phosphatidylinositol transfer protein alpha isoform is translated as MVLIKEYRVILPVSVEEYQVGQLYSVAEASKNETGGGEGVEVLVNEPYERDGERGQYTHKIYHLQSKVPAFVRMLAPEGALNIHEKAWNAYPYCRTVITNEYMKDDFLIKIETWHKSDLGTQENVHKLEPEVWKSVEAIYIDIADRSQVLPKDYKAEEDPARFKSVKTGRGPLGPNWKKDLGKQSDCPYMCAYKLVTVKFKWWGLQNKVENFIQKQEKRLFTNFHRQLFCWLDKWVDLTMEDIRRMEEETKRQLDEMREKDPVKGMSAADD